A region from the Triticum aestivum cultivar Chinese Spring chromosome 3D, IWGSC CS RefSeq v2.1, whole genome shotgun sequence genome encodes:
- the LOC123081048 gene encoding uncharacterized protein, whose amino-acid sequence MAMDQELPLELGDFSIAMDASSLAALWPATPLLPPDLHSTYPDQESSSSPWRAMQIVEEVRRRLAAATAELEAAKEEVRRKEQSIAALLELVRLTAEELDQLRQHLEQLRQHLQLARELAATTTSSSSDSGASVPTFSPPAANPPTLLEAGTTVTAIAIDTRSAPVAIDDDRTEAVLEQLAAKRPLPQRGQLLQAVMEAGPLLENLLVAGPVPQWRNPPPVQPIPSPVISAPSGSRAPMGWGPW is encoded by the exons ATGGCGATGGACCAAGAGCTGCCGCTTGAGCTTGGCGACTTCTCCATCGCCATGGACGCGTCGTCCCTCGCCGCCCTCTGGCCGGCGACGCCGCTGCTCCCGCCGGATCTCCACTCTACTTACCCAGACCAAGAG AGCTCCTCGTCGCCGTGGCGTGCCATGCAGATCGTGGAGGAGGTGAGGCGGAGGCTGGCCGCGGCCacggcggagctggaggcggccaaggaggaggtgcgccgcaaGGAGCAGAGCATCGCGGCCCTGCTGGAGCTCGTGCGCCTCACGGCCGAGGAGCTTGACCAGCTCCGGCAGCACCTTGAGCAGCTCCGGCAGCACCTGCAGCTGGCCCGCGAGCTGGCGGCAACGACGACGTCAAGCAGCAGCGACTCGGGCGCGAGCGTCCCAACCTTCTCCCCACCAGCCGCCAACCCCCCCACCTTGCTCGAGGCCGGCACCACCGTTACAGCCATCGCCATAGATACCAGGAGCGCGCCAGTTGCTATCGACGACGACAGGACCGAGGCGGTGCTCGAGCAGCTGGCGGCCAAGAGGCCATTGCCGCAGCGGGGGCAGCTACTGCAGGCGGTGATGGAGGCAGGGCCTCTCCTGGAGAACCTGCTGGTGGCAGGGCCGGTGCCGCAGTGGCGCAACCCGCCACCTGTGCAGCCGATCCCCAGCCCCGTCATATCGGCGCCTTCAGGCTCTCGTGCCCCCATGGGTTGGGGGCCATGGTAG
- the LOC123081047 gene encoding vacuolar fusion protein MON1 homolog isoform X2, translating to MDPAPDPPAADEALAALSLRGAYLPADFAAGGGGHEIADEEDEDDEGYVTAASRGGSSTAASRRREEFEGLEEEEEDAYGDAGPPSPSSSGYAGERGSSVASSAGAGGGIEEAEPDPAPPLPPGAEDWARGKKHADEDDGSASWRKRKKHFFILSNSGKPIYSRYGDEHRLAGFSATLQAIVSFVENSGDHIKFVRAGKHQIVFLVKGPIYLVCISCTEETFEGLRGQLELMYGQMLLILTKSVNRCFEKNPKFDMAPLLGGTDAVFLSLIRAFSWNPATFLHAYTCLPLAQATRQAASAVLQDIADSGVLFALLMCDHKVISLVGAQKATLHPDDILLLANFILSSESFRTSESFSPICLPRYNPMAFLYAYVHFFDENTYLTLLTPRSDAFFDLKDSRARIQDVLLKSNVLLEVQRSLHENVLRVEDVPIDPTSQSTSAPAQSSQGLNSQPLSSDEAIGGPAGLWHFIYKSVYLDQYVSSEFALPIKNPKQQKRLYKAYQKVYASMHDKATGPHKTQFRRTEDYVMLSWITQDFELYAAFSPLADKTQAIKICNRVCQWIRDLEDRVFIYGESTIAW from the exons ATGGATCCggcccccgatccgcccgccgccgacgAGGCCCTGGCGGCGCTGTCCCTCCGCGGCGCCTACCTGCCCGCGGActtcgccgccggcggcggcggccacgagatcgccgacgaggaggacgaggacgacgagggGTACGTGACGGCGGCGTCCAGGGGCGGGAGCAGCACGGCCGCGTCCCGGCGGAGGGAGGAGTTCGAggggctcgaggaggaggaggaggacgcctaCGGCGACGCCGGCCCGCCCAGCCCCAGCAGCAGCGGCTATGCCGGCGAGCGCGGCAGCAGCGTCGCCtccagcgccggcgccggcggcggcatcGAGGAGGCCGAGCCCGACCCCGCCCCGCCCCTCCCCCCCGGCGCCGAGGACTGGGCGCGCGGCAAGAAGCACGCCGACGAG GACGATGGTTCAGCTTcatggaggaagaggaagaagcatTTCTtcatcttgagcaactccggcaagcCGATATACTCTAG GTATGGGGATGAGCACAGGTTAGCTGGGTTTTCTGCTACACTGCAAGCGATCGTTTCTTTTGTGGAGAACAG TGGTGATCATATCAAATTTGTGAGAGCTGGAAAACATCAG ATAGTTTTCCTTGTCAAAGGTCCCATATATTTAGTTTGTATAAGTTGCACTGAAGAGACGTTTGAAGGATTGAGGGGCCAACTAGAGCTCATGTATGGTCAG ATGTTGCTTATTTTGACAAAGTCGGTCAACAGGTGCTTTGAGAAGAATCCCAAATTTGATATGGCACCACTTCTAGGTGGCACAGATGCGGTTTTCCTATCTCTTATACGTGCATTCAGCTG GAATCCCGCTACATTTCTTCATGCATACACATGCCTTCCCCTTGCCCAAGCAACAAGACAGGCTGCTAGCGCAGTTTTGCAGGACATTGCTGATTCGGGAGTTCTGTTTGCACTGTTGATGTGTGATCACAAG GTTATTAGTCTTGTGGGAGCACAAAAGGCAACTTTGCATCCTGATGATATATTACTACTTGCAAATTTCATATTGTCCTCCGAATCTTTTAG GACTTCGGAGTCTTTTTCACCCATATGCTTGCCAAGATACAATCCTATGGCCTTCCTATACGCTTATGTTCATTTTTTTGAT GAAAATACTTACTTGACTCTTCTTACTCCGAGATCAGATGCCTTCTTTGATTTGAAAGATTCAAG GGCCCGCATTCAGGATGTTCTATTGAAATCAAATGTCCTTCTCGAAGTCCAAAGGTCTTTGCATGAGAATGTACTGCGTGTTGAAGATGTCCCCATTGATCCTACTTCTCAATCTACATCAGCTCCTGCACAGTCTTCTCAAGGCCTAAATTCTCAACCGTTGTCTTCTGATGAGGCAATTGGTGGACCAGCTGGACTTTGGCATTTTATATACAAAAGTGTCTATCTTGATCAGTACGTATCGTCTGAGTTTGCCTTGCCCATAAAAAATCCCAAGCAACAGAAGAG ATTGTACAAGGCTTATCAAAAGGTTTATGCTtccatgcatgataaagcaactggTCCGCACAAAACTCAATTCAGAAGAACTGAGGATTATG TTATGTTGAGCTGGATAACCCAGGATTTTGAGCTGTATGCAGCCTTCAGTCCACTGGCCGACAAG ACCCAAGCGATCAAGATATGCAACAGAGTATGCCAGTGGATCAGGGATTTAGAGGACAGAGTGTTCATATACGGAGAAAGCACCATTGCCTGGTGA
- the LOC123081047 gene encoding vacuolar fusion protein MON1 homolog isoform X1, which produces MDPAPDPPAADEALAALSLRGAYLPADFAAGGGGHEIADEEDEDDEGYVTAASRGGSSTAASRRREEFEGLEEEEEDAYGDAGPPSPSSSGYAGERGSSVASSAGAGGGIEEAEPDPAPPLPPGAEDWARGKKHADEDDGSASWRKRKKHFFILSNSGKPIYSRYGDEHRLAGFSATLQAIVSFVENSGDHIKFVRAGKHQIVFLVKGPIYLVCISCTEETFEGLRGQLELMYGQMLLILTKSVNRCFEKNPKFDMAPLLGGTDAVFLSLIRAFSWNPATFLHAYTCLPLAQATRQAASAVLQDIADSGVLFALLMCDHKVISLVGAQKATLHPDDILLLANFILSSESFRTSESFSPICLPRYNPMAFLYAYVHFFDENTYLTLLTPRSDAFFDLKDSRARIQDVLLKSNVLLEVQRSLHENVLRVEDVPIDPTSQSTSAPAQSSQGLNSQPLSSDEAIGGPAGLWHFIYKSVYLDQYVSSEFALPIKNPKQQKRLYKAYQKVYASMHDKATGPHKTQFRRTEDYVMLSWITQDFELYAAFSPLADKTQAIKICNRVCQWIRDLEDRVFIYGESTIAWQYHHCWGDV; this is translated from the exons ATGGATCCggcccccgatccgcccgccgccgacgAGGCCCTGGCGGCGCTGTCCCTCCGCGGCGCCTACCTGCCCGCGGActtcgccgccggcggcggcggccacgagatcgccgacgaggaggacgaggacgacgagggGTACGTGACGGCGGCGTCCAGGGGCGGGAGCAGCACGGCCGCGTCCCGGCGGAGGGAGGAGTTCGAggggctcgaggaggaggaggaggacgcctaCGGCGACGCCGGCCCGCCCAGCCCCAGCAGCAGCGGCTATGCCGGCGAGCGCGGCAGCAGCGTCGCCtccagcgccggcgccggcggcggcatcGAGGAGGCCGAGCCCGACCCCGCCCCGCCCCTCCCCCCCGGCGCCGAGGACTGGGCGCGCGGCAAGAAGCACGCCGACGAG GACGATGGTTCAGCTTcatggaggaagaggaagaagcatTTCTtcatcttgagcaactccggcaagcCGATATACTCTAG GTATGGGGATGAGCACAGGTTAGCTGGGTTTTCTGCTACACTGCAAGCGATCGTTTCTTTTGTGGAGAACAG TGGTGATCATATCAAATTTGTGAGAGCTGGAAAACATCAG ATAGTTTTCCTTGTCAAAGGTCCCATATATTTAGTTTGTATAAGTTGCACTGAAGAGACGTTTGAAGGATTGAGGGGCCAACTAGAGCTCATGTATGGTCAG ATGTTGCTTATTTTGACAAAGTCGGTCAACAGGTGCTTTGAGAAGAATCCCAAATTTGATATGGCACCACTTCTAGGTGGCACAGATGCGGTTTTCCTATCTCTTATACGTGCATTCAGCTG GAATCCCGCTACATTTCTTCATGCATACACATGCCTTCCCCTTGCCCAAGCAACAAGACAGGCTGCTAGCGCAGTTTTGCAGGACATTGCTGATTCGGGAGTTCTGTTTGCACTGTTGATGTGTGATCACAAG GTTATTAGTCTTGTGGGAGCACAAAAGGCAACTTTGCATCCTGATGATATATTACTACTTGCAAATTTCATATTGTCCTCCGAATCTTTTAG GACTTCGGAGTCTTTTTCACCCATATGCTTGCCAAGATACAATCCTATGGCCTTCCTATACGCTTATGTTCATTTTTTTGAT GAAAATACTTACTTGACTCTTCTTACTCCGAGATCAGATGCCTTCTTTGATTTGAAAGATTCAAG GGCCCGCATTCAGGATGTTCTATTGAAATCAAATGTCCTTCTCGAAGTCCAAAGGTCTTTGCATGAGAATGTACTGCGTGTTGAAGATGTCCCCATTGATCCTACTTCTCAATCTACATCAGCTCCTGCACAGTCTTCTCAAGGCCTAAATTCTCAACCGTTGTCTTCTGATGAGGCAATTGGTGGACCAGCTGGACTTTGGCATTTTATATACAAAAGTGTCTATCTTGATCAGTACGTATCGTCTGAGTTTGCCTTGCCCATAAAAAATCCCAAGCAACAGAAGAG ATTGTACAAGGCTTATCAAAAGGTTTATGCTtccatgcatgataaagcaactggTCCGCACAAAACTCAATTCAGAAGAACTGAGGATTATG TTATGTTGAGCTGGATAACCCAGGATTTTGAGCTGTATGCAGCCTTCAGTCCACTGGCCGACAAG ACCCAAGCGATCAAGATATGCAACAGAGTATGCCAGTGGATCAGGGATTTAGAGGACAGAGTGTTCATATACGGAGAAAGCACCATTGCCTG GCAATACCATCACTGTTGGGGAGATGTATGA